Below is a window of Jonesiaceae bacterium BS-20 DNA.
GAACTAGAACATGACAGCCACTCAATCTCGGGACCAGTACTTACAAAATGCAGTTCTCAGTGCCAGCCCTGCGCGGCTACTGGTGATGCTGATGGACCGGCTCTATCTTGACATGCAGCGAGCGGAGCACGCCATCGCTGGTGGCAACGCCATGGCTGCGGGCGAACACTTGCTGCACGCGCAAGACATTGTTACCGAGCTGACTGCCACGCTCAAGGTTGAGGTGTGGGAAGGTGCCCGCCATGTGCAGGCGCTGTACCTCTTCCTCTACTCGGAGTTAGTGAACGCAAATGTTTCTAAGGATCTGAGCGACGTTTACGAGTGCAAGGAATTGGTCTCCGAACTCCGGCAGACTTGGACGCAGGCCGCTCAAGTCACCGCAGAAGACCAGGGGTTGCAGGCATCACAGCGGGCCGCGACCCGTCCCCAAAGCGGGCCTGTGCGCGCAGCATCAAAAGGATTGGGGGAGCTGGGCGTTGGCTGATCTGGAATCTGAGGAAACACCCGATATGGATTGTCCTTTAACTGTTTGGCGGGATTACCTTGACCGTCAATCTCTTGGATTAGCGCAGGTGGATGCCATCTTGGGGAATCTCCCTCAGGGAACCCCAACGGAACTGGACTTAGCCCGCGTCACTGAGTTGACGGTGCTGACTGCGCTGAGCCAGCCGGATTGTGATCTGCCCGCTGAGTTAGAACGCGAGGCGAGCGTGGTGCATGGACACATGCTTAACACCCAAGGCCAACTTGACCTTCAACGCCTAGTAATGGCACAGCAACTAGATCAACTGCGCCCCCGGGCCCTGACCCAGGACCAAGGTCCCATATTTTTGGATACTAGCGGATAAACCCCTCAATAATTAGAAACTAACGGGGACTAGTCCCCGGTTTCCCTAATGGGGTTTGTGGGCGGGCCGATCAGGTGTGGTGTGGCAACGGATTGCCCTTTTACCGGTAGCCAAGGATTGGCCTAAGCCCACAACTCATTGGGATCTTCTTGTTTGACTCTGTTTCATATGTGGCGCTGAATAGTGCCCTTGATGGTCTTGCGCTACGCCAAAAAGCGATCGCGAACAATATTGCGAACATCAACACGCCCAACTATTTAGCTAAACGGGTGCGGTTTGAAGACGAATTGGCGCGGCAGGTCGCTCGCGGCAACGGCCAGGTAACGGCCCAACGCGTGGTGTCTCTTGAACCCACGCGCCTTGACGGCAATAACGTCAACCTCGATACCGAGACTCTGTC
It encodes the following:
- a CDS encoding flagellar basal body protein → MFDSVSYVALNSALDGLALRQKAIANNIANINTPNYLAKRVRFEDELARQVARGNGQVTAQRVVSLEPTRLDGNNVNLDTETLSNIDTALRYQVALRAVDGNFSSLRTAMRTN
- the fliS gene encoding flagellar export chaperone FliS → MTATQSRDQYLQNAVLSASPARLLVMLMDRLYLDMQRAEHAIAGGNAMAAGEHLLHAQDIVTELTATLKVEVWEGARHVQALYLFLYSELVNANVSKDLSDVYECKELVSELRQTWTQAAQVTAEDQGLQASQRAATRPQSGPVRAASKGLGELGVG